In one Mycobacterium sp. NBC_00419 genomic region, the following are encoded:
- the ponA2 gene encoding transglycosylase/D,D-transpeptidase PonA2, translating to MSERPPAGATIIKLAWCCLLASVIMAALLFPVVGGLGLVSNRASDVVANGSAQLVEGEVPAVTTMVDAKGNTIAWLYSQRRFEVTSDKIADTMKLAIVSIEDKRFAEHNGVDWKGTLTGLAGYASGDLDTRGGSTIEQQYVKNYQLLVIAQTDAEKRAAIETTPARKLREIRMALTLDKTFTKPEILTRYLNLVSFGNGAFGIQDAAQTYFGVDASALNWQQAALLAGLVQSTSALNPYTNPDGALARRNLVLDTMIENLPDKADELRAAKEQPLGILPQPNELPRGCIAAGDRAFFCDYVQEYLARAGISKEQLSKGGYLIKTTLDPDVQNSAKQAVDSLAPPDVQGIASVMSVVLPGKTAHPVVAMVSNRTYGLNTAAGETMQPQPFSLVGDGAGSIFKIFTTAAALDMGLGINANLDAPVRFEAKGLGSGGAKGCPRDTWCVQNAGNYRGSMSVTDALATSPNTAFAKLISQVGVQRTVDMAVKLGLRSYAEPGTARPYDPETNESLADFVKRQNLGSFTLGPIEVNALELSNVAATLASGGVWCPPNPIDKLYDRHGNEVAVTTETCDQVVPEGLANTLSNALSKDDTSGTAANSAGSVGWNLPASGKTGTTEAHRSSGFLGYTNRYAAANYIYDDSPNPSDLCSWPLRQCGDGNLYGGNEPAKTWFTAMMPIAQSFGDVTMPPTDPRYVDGAPGSRVPSVAGLTVDSARERLKDAGFQVADQATPVNSAAPAGSVVGTSPGGQTVPGSIVTIQTSNGIPPAPPPPPPGALPPGLDGLPPPAVTVVEIPGLPPITIPLLAPPPPP from the coding sequence ATGTCGGAACGCCCCCCGGCCGGCGCCACAATCATCAAGTTGGCCTGGTGCTGCCTATTGGCCAGTGTGATCATGGCGGCGCTCCTGTTCCCGGTGGTCGGCGGGCTGGGTCTGGTGTCCAACCGGGCCTCCGACGTCGTGGCCAACGGATCGGCCCAATTGGTCGAGGGCGAGGTGCCCGCGGTGACGACGATGGTCGACGCCAAGGGCAACACCATCGCGTGGCTGTATTCCCAGCGCCGCTTCGAGGTCACCAGCGACAAAATCGCCGACACCATGAAACTGGCAATCGTCTCGATCGAGGACAAGAGGTTTGCCGAGCACAACGGTGTCGACTGGAAAGGCACCCTGACCGGCCTGGCCGGGTATGCCTCCGGGGATCTCGACACCCGCGGCGGGTCGACCATCGAGCAGCAGTACGTCAAGAACTACCAACTGCTGGTGATCGCCCAGACCGACGCCGAGAAGCGTGCCGCCATCGAGACCACGCCGGCCCGCAAGCTGCGTGAGATCCGGATGGCACTCACGCTGGACAAGACGTTCACCAAGCCGGAGATCCTGACCCGCTACCTCAATCTGGTCTCGTTCGGCAACGGCGCCTTCGGAATCCAGGACGCCGCGCAGACCTACTTCGGCGTCGACGCCTCCGCTCTGAACTGGCAACAGGCGGCGCTGCTGGCGGGCTTGGTCCAGTCGACGAGCGCGCTGAACCCCTACACCAACCCCGACGGTGCGCTGGCCCGCCGAAACCTGGTGCTCGACACCATGATCGAGAACCTCCCGGACAAAGCTGACGAGTTGCGCGCCGCCAAGGAGCAGCCGCTGGGCATCCTGCCGCAGCCCAACGAGCTGCCCCGCGGCTGCATCGCGGCAGGCGATCGCGCCTTCTTCTGCGACTACGTGCAGGAATACCTGGCCCGCGCAGGCATCAGCAAGGAACAGCTGTCCAAGGGCGGCTACCTGATCAAGACCACGCTGGACCCCGACGTGCAGAACTCGGCCAAACAAGCCGTCGACTCGCTGGCGCCCCCGGACGTCCAGGGCATCGCGAGCGTGATGAGCGTCGTGCTGCCCGGCAAGACGGCTCACCCGGTGGTGGCCATGGTCAGCAACCGCACCTACGGGTTGAACACCGCGGCCGGCGAAACCATGCAGCCACAGCCGTTCTCCCTCGTCGGCGACGGCGCGGGGTCGATCTTCAAGATCTTCACCACCGCCGCTGCTCTCGACATGGGCCTGGGCATCAACGCCAACCTCGATGCGCCGGTGCGTTTCGAGGCCAAGGGCCTGGGCAGCGGCGGCGCCAAGGGCTGCCCCCGCGACACCTGGTGTGTGCAGAACGCCGGTAATTACCGCGGCTCGATGAGCGTGACCGACGCGCTGGCAACCTCGCCGAACACGGCGTTCGCCAAGCTCATCTCGCAGGTGGGTGTGCAGCGCACCGTCGACATGGCCGTCAAGCTGGGTCTGCGGTCCTACGCCGAACCGGGTACGGCCCGCCCGTATGACCCCGAGACCAACGAGAGCCTGGCCGACTTCGTCAAGCGGCAGAACCTGGGTTCGTTCACCCTGGGCCCGATCGAGGTCAACGCACTCGAACTGTCCAACGTCGCGGCCACGCTGGCCTCCGGGGGCGTGTGGTGCCCGCCCAACCCGATCGACAAGCTCTACGACCGGCACGGCAACGAGGTCGCCGTCACCACCGAGACGTGCGACCAGGTGGTGCCCGAAGGTTTGGCCAACACCTTGTCCAACGCCCTGAGCAAGGACGACACCAGCGGCACGGCCGCCAACTCGGCCGGCTCGGTCGGCTGGAACCTGCCGGCCTCCGGCAAGACCGGCACCACCGAGGCGCACCGGTCCTCCGGATTCCTGGGCTACACCAACCGCTATGCGGCGGCCAACTACATCTACGACGACTCCCCGAACCCGTCGGATCTGTGCTCCTGGCCGCTGCGGCAGTGCGGTGACGGCAATCTCTACGGCGGTAACGAGCCCGCCAAGACGTGGTTCACCGCGATGATGCCGATCGCCCAGAGCTTCGGCGACGTCACCATGCCGCCGACAGATCCGCGCTACGTCGACGGGGCACCGGGGTCCCGGGTGCCCAGCGTGGCCGGCCTGACCGTGGACAGCGCCCGGGAACGGCTCAAGGACGCCGGTTTCCAGGTGGCCGACCAGGCCACGCCGGTCAACAGCGCAGCCCCGGCCGGCAGCGTGGTCGGCACATCGCCGGGCGGACAGACCGTGCCCGGCTCGATCGTGACGATCCAGACCAGCAACGGCATCCCGCCGGCCCCGCCCCCGCCCCCGCCGGGCGCACTGCCGCCGGGTCTCGACGGGCTCCCGCCGCCGGCGGTCACCGTGGTGGAGATTCCGGGCCTGCCGCCGATCACGATCCCGCTGTTGGCGCCGCCCCCGCCGCCGTGA
- a CDS encoding metallophosphoesterase: MAVPSAVKSSALVAAGSAALAVGYATVIERNAFVVREVTMPVLTPGSTPLRVLHLSDIHMRPTQRHKQAWLRELARWEPDLVVNTGDNLSHPKAVPSVVQSIGDLLSFPGVFVFGSNDYFAPRLKNPAKYLTDPDHRVLGKPLPWQDLRAAFTERGWLDLTHTRREFEVAGLTIAAAGVDDAHLERDRYDTVAGAPNPIANLSLAVTHAPYTRVLDRFAADGYQLIMAGHTHGGQLCLPFYGALATNCDLDRTRAKGASRWGVDTALHVSAGIGTSPFAPFRFCCRPEATLLTLVAAPTGGHDQSRNAVRSSPTASVR, from the coding sequence ATGGCTGTGCCTTCAGCAGTGAAATCCTCCGCCCTCGTGGCCGCAGGATCGGCCGCGCTCGCGGTCGGCTATGCCACGGTGATCGAGCGCAACGCGTTCGTCGTGCGCGAGGTGACCATGCCGGTGCTCACACCCGGCTCCACACCGTTGCGGGTGCTGCACCTCAGCGACATCCACATGCGCCCCACCCAGCGTCACAAGCAGGCCTGGCTGCGTGAACTGGCCCGCTGGGAACCCGATCTGGTCGTCAACACCGGAGACAACCTGTCGCACCCCAAGGCCGTCCCGTCGGTGGTGCAGTCCATCGGGGATTTGTTGTCGTTCCCCGGGGTTTTCGTCTTCGGCAGCAACGACTATTTCGCCCCGCGGCTGAAGAACCCGGCCAAGTACCTCACCGACCCCGACCATCGCGTGCTGGGCAAGCCGCTGCCCTGGCAGGACCTGCGGGCAGCGTTCACCGAGCGCGGCTGGCTCGACCTGACCCACACCCGCCGCGAGTTCGAGGTGGCGGGCCTGACGATCGCGGCGGCCGGTGTCGACGACGCCCATCTGGAGCGGGACCGCTACGACACCGTGGCCGGTGCGCCCAACCCGATCGCCAATCTGAGCCTGGCCGTGACGCACGCCCCCTACACGCGGGTGCTGGACCGCTTCGCCGCCGACGGCTACCAGCTGATCATGGCCGGACACACCCACGGCGGTCAGCTGTGCCTGCCGTTCTACGGCGCGCTGGCCACCAACTGCGACCTGGACCGGACCCGCGCCAAAGGCGCGTCGCGCTGGGGCGTCGACACCGCGCTGCACGTGTCGGCCGGCATCGGCACCTCGCCGTTCGCACCGTTCCGATTCTGCTGCCGACCGGAGGCCACTCTGCTGACGCTGGTGGCAGCACCGACGGGCGGGCATGACCAGTCCCGCAACGCGGTGCGCTCCAGCCCCACCGCTTCCGTCCGCTGA
- a CDS encoding PLP-dependent cysteine synthase family protein encodes MSAVAVHNQPRRWVDNAIRLIEADARRSADTHLLRYPLPSSWCERVDVQLYLKDESTHITGSLKHRLARSLFLYGLCNGWIGEHTTVVEASSGSTAVSEAYFAALLGLPFVAVMPASTSPSKTALIESQGGRCHFVDHPGEVYAEAQRIAHETGGHYLDQFTNAERATDWRGNNNIAESIYEQMRDEPHPIPSWIVVGAGTGGTSATIGRYIRYRRYSTRLCVVDPENSAFFPSYAEGRRDVVVAASSRIEGIGRPRVEPSFLPDVVDRMERVPDAASVAAAHHVSRVLGRRVGPSTGTNVWGAFSLLCEMVAAGTSGSVVTLIADSGDRYADTYYDPEWLTAHNLDPSEHAGALAEFERSCGWSPEASSTAS; translated from the coding sequence ATGAGTGCAGTCGCCGTCCACAACCAGCCCCGGCGCTGGGTCGACAATGCGATCCGGTTGATCGAAGCCGACGCACGCCGCAGTGCCGACACCCACCTGTTGCGCTATCCGCTGCCGTCTTCATGGTGTGAGCGGGTTGACGTCCAGCTCTATCTCAAAGACGAGTCCACGCATATCACCGGCAGCCTCAAGCACCGGCTCGCGCGTTCACTGTTTTTGTACGGCCTGTGCAACGGCTGGATCGGTGAGCACACCACAGTGGTGGAGGCGTCGTCGGGATCCACCGCGGTGTCGGAGGCCTATTTCGCCGCGCTGCTCGGCCTGCCGTTCGTCGCGGTCATGCCCGCCTCGACGAGCCCGAGCAAGACCGCGCTCATCGAATCTCAGGGTGGCCGTTGCCATTTCGTGGACCATCCGGGCGAGGTATACGCCGAAGCCCAGCGCATCGCCCATGAGACGGGTGGCCACTATCTGGACCAGTTCACCAACGCCGAGCGGGCCACCGACTGGCGCGGTAACAACAACATCGCCGAGTCGATCTACGAGCAGATGCGCGACGAACCGCACCCGATTCCGTCCTGGATCGTGGTCGGCGCCGGCACCGGCGGCACCAGTGCCACGATCGGGCGCTACATCCGCTATCGCCGCTACAGCACCCGACTGTGCGTCGTGGACCCGGAGAACTCCGCGTTCTTCCCGTCCTACGCCGAAGGCCGGCGCGACGTCGTCGTTGCGGCGTCCTCACGCATTGAGGGCATCGGCAGACCTCGGGTGGAGCCGTCGTTTCTGCCCGATGTCGTCGACCGGATGGAACGGGTCCCCGACGCCGCGTCCGTCGCCGCGGCCCATCACGTATCGCGGGTACTGGGCCGCCGGGTGGGACCCTCGACGGGCACGAACGTGTGGGGCGCCTTCAGCCTGCTGTGCGAGATGGTCGCCGCGGGCACCAGCGGATCGGTGGTCACTCTGATCGCCGACAGCGGCGACCGGTACGCCGACACCTACTACGACCCCGAGTGGCTAACCGCTCACAACCTGGACCCGAGCGAGCACGCCGGCGCGCTTGCCGAGTTCGAACGCTCCTGCGGCTGGTCGCCGGAGGCGTCGTCGACGGCGTCGTAG
- a CDS encoding heme-binding protein: MSFRILISAGVIAGATLMGTAATAVADPPNCSAADLAGVMSGVNAGMSAYLFTHPDVNAFFTSLKGKSRDEIRTAIADYAQANPQVQNEIQAIRQPAADFRDRCDAPVPDMPMG, from the coding sequence ATGTCTTTCCGAATCCTGATCAGCGCCGGGGTGATCGCCGGCGCGACTCTGATGGGTACCGCAGCCACCGCGGTCGCCGACCCGCCGAACTGTTCGGCGGCCGATCTGGCCGGGGTCATGTCCGGCGTGAACGCCGGGATGTCGGCCTACCTGTTCACCCATCCGGACGTCAACGCATTCTTCACCAGTCTCAAAGGGAAGTCCCGGGACGAGATTCGGACTGCTATCGCGGATTACGCCCAGGCAAATCCTCAGGTGCAGAACGAGATCCAGGCGATACGGCAGCCGGCGGCGGATTTCCGTGATCGCTGCGATGCGCCGGTACCCGACATGCCCATGGGCTGA
- a CDS encoding PE-PPE domain-containing protein, which produces MSGFSVERFCWVAAVLLGIATAAPAQADEVVWVGGTSGTLGRLLGGNTSDVAEDLLGGVYRGDTVTTVDYPASIWPFTGILDPSLGASIRTGVAETKAAIRASLARSRTPLSVVGTSQGAMVVQQVAADLNTDPSVPSDTTFILIADPNFGAFTTEVDRYLPQFDYTPIRLPQTRFRQIEVVNQYDGFAVPIAQTSNHLTVLNALIAIATVHTVAQKSDLSAVPAQNITVTRNTQGGINIVYGVPTKNLPLTTPLREIGVGAATVDGIDRTLRPIIDQGYLPAQPNSPRTPSPAPSVAVAPSY; this is translated from the coding sequence ATGTCCGGCTTCTCCGTCGAACGCTTCTGCTGGGTAGCGGCAGTCCTCCTCGGCATCGCCACGGCAGCACCGGCCCAGGCTGATGAGGTGGTGTGGGTCGGAGGTACCAGCGGCACTCTGGGCAGGCTGCTGGGTGGTAACACCTCCGACGTCGCGGAGGATCTGCTGGGCGGCGTGTATCGCGGGGACACCGTGACCACGGTCGACTACCCCGCGTCGATCTGGCCCTTCACCGGGATTCTCGATCCGAGCCTGGGCGCATCGATCCGGACCGGTGTCGCGGAGACCAAGGCCGCCATTCGAGCCTCGCTGGCGCGAAGCCGAACACCGCTGTCGGTCGTCGGAACATCGCAGGGAGCCATGGTCGTCCAGCAGGTGGCCGCCGACTTGAACACCGACCCGAGCGTGCCGTCGGACACCACCTTCATCCTGATCGCCGACCCCAATTTCGGCGCGTTCACCACCGAGGTCGACAGGTATCTGCCGCAGTTCGACTACACGCCCATTCGTCTTCCGCAGACCCGCTTCCGGCAGATCGAGGTGGTCAACCAGTACGACGGCTTCGCCGTTCCGATCGCCCAGACCTCGAACCACCTGACTGTCCTGAACGCGCTGATCGCCATTGCAACCGTGCATACCGTGGCCCAGAAATCAGATCTGTCGGCCGTCCCGGCGCAGAACATCACCGTCACCCGAAACACTCAGGGCGGCATCAACATCGTCTACGGCGTCCCCACCAAAAATCTGCCACTGACCACTCCGTTGCGTGAGATAGGAGTTGGCGCGGCGACGGTCGACGGTATCGACCGCACGCTTCGGCCGATCATCGACCAGGGATATCTACCGGCCCAACCGAATTCCCCGCGCACCCCGTCGCCCGCGCCCTCGGTCGCCGTGGCCCCGTCGTACTGA
- a CDS encoding tryptophan-rich sensory protein: MTATTGRGPIKALVVVTYLAMITMNVLANALPLNGRNTGEVSDAYPSLFTPAGITFSIWSVIYLLLGLHVLYQLGLFREDAPDVGRTPLLNRVGVLFSISSLANTAWVFAWHYDVIPLSAVLILVILVCLILIADTLRVANLTSREKCFVAIPFSVYFGWTTVATVANITVLLVSLNWDGFGISAAVWATIIVLVAMLIGTATMLRNRDVAYGLVLIWAFTGILIRQVSAGGLDSRYPAIIAAVIASLLVFVGAEAVVLRQRRRSPS, translated from the coding sequence ATGACCGCAACCACCGGACGGGGCCCGATCAAGGCGCTCGTGGTCGTCACGTACTTGGCGATGATCACCATGAACGTGCTGGCCAATGCGCTACCGCTCAACGGCCGCAACACCGGCGAGGTGTCTGATGCCTATCCGAGCCTGTTCACCCCGGCGGGGATCACGTTCTCGATCTGGAGTGTCATCTACCTGTTGCTCGGGCTGCACGTGCTCTACCAGCTCGGACTGTTCCGCGAGGACGCCCCCGACGTCGGCCGCACCCCCCTTCTCAATCGGGTCGGAGTGCTGTTCTCGATCTCCTCGCTGGCCAACACCGCCTGGGTGTTCGCCTGGCATTACGACGTCATCCCGCTGTCGGCCGTCCTGATCCTGGTGATCCTCGTCTGCCTGATCCTGATCGCCGACACCCTACGGGTGGCGAATCTCACTAGCCGCGAAAAGTGTTTCGTCGCAATACCGTTCAGTGTCTACTTCGGCTGGACCACGGTGGCCACCGTCGCGAACATCACGGTGCTGCTGGTCAGTCTGAACTGGGATGGCTTCGGGATCAGCGCCGCGGTGTGGGCGACGATCATCGTGTTGGTGGCCATGCTGATCGGCACGGCCACGATGCTGCGTAACCGTGACGTCGCCTACGGGCTGGTGCTGATCTGGGCGTTCACCGGAATCCTGATCCGCCAGGTGTCCGCCGGCGGCTTGGACAGCCGCTATCCGGCGATCATCGCCGCGGTGATCGCATCGCTGCTGGTCTTTGTGGGGGCTGAGGCTGTCGTCCTGCGGCAGCGGAGGCGCTCGCCGTCTTAG